A genome region from Lucilia cuprina isolate Lc7/37 chromosome 3, ASM2204524v1, whole genome shotgun sequence includes the following:
- the LOC111684345 gene encoding protein snakeskin codes for MQFNNRLILKIIELVIAIVCIILWETNGNFSNNALIVCGTMGGFTIICGVLLLGHIINSVVEKRLNGLFSIIGCVLFVISGALIIDQWHDRSDLLFKESKRNALAAGSLMIINGAVFLMDTISIFRTRAEIPVIREVSKNKLEINRY; via the exons GTCATTGCCATTGTGTGTATTATCTTGTGGGAAACCAATGGAAACTTTTCCAATAATGCCTTGATTGTTTGCGGTACCATGGGCGGTTTTACCATTATCTGTGGTGTTCTTTTATTGG GACACATTATCAACTCGGTGGTAGAGAAACGTCTTAATGGTTTATTCTCCATCATTGGCTGCGTATTGTTTGTGATTTCTGGTGCTTTGATCATTGATCAATGGCACGATAGATCTGATCTTTTGTTTAAGGAAAGCAAACGTAATGCTTTAGCTGCCGGTTCTTTAATGATCATCAATGGTGCTGTCTTCCTTATGGACACCATTTCCATTTTCAGAAc ccGCGCTGAAATACCCGTCATACGTGAGGTCAGTAAAAATAAACTGGAAATAAATCGTTATTGA